The sequence below is a genomic window from Carassius carassius chromosome 45, fCarCar2.1, whole genome shotgun sequence.
ATATAGTACAAGAGGTTCTTTCCAGTTTAATGACACCTCTAGAGGAAATATTGGCCAATATATTGCCCAAAATCTTCTCAAGTTCACATTCAGGATTTAAAGTGATCCAAAACTGTgaagcagaaaaaaaactgtgGTTCTTTGTTCACAAACCTCTAGAACACGCTTCCATGTATGTGTTAATACTCATTTACAATCACTGTAATATGTTAAATGTAGATTTTCACTGGTATATTTCGGGTTGAAATGACCTAAAATAATACAGATGTTAAAGGTAATTTGTATAGCACAGACTGTTTTTGACTGTTTCTCACAGGTATTTGGTTTCTCGCCGACTAAGAGCAAAGCACGCTGCAAAGAAGCTGGGTCGTAAAAAAAGCACAGCCATGCAAAACACCAGCAACTTCATCATTCAGCCTGCAGGATTTTACATTGTTGGCTTGAGTTCAATGCCTTACAGTAATATCTATGTCATGTTCCTCACTCTGCTTTATGTGATCACAGTCATGTGCAATGTCTTTCTGATCACCATCATTTTCTATGACCACCGTCTTCATGTCCCAAAGTTCATGGCTGTTGGAAATCTTTCTTTGGTTGATATTCTATTCAGTACCTCTCTTGTGCCTGGCATGATCAAAACTTACATTGTTCTAGACAATTTTGTGCCATTTAAACTGTGCCTTGTGCAAATGTACACTTACTATACTTTTTTATCCCTCGAACCATTTTCCTTATGTATTCTCTCTTATGACAGGTTCATTGCAATCTGTTTCCCTTTAAGACAAGAGTCTATTAACACAAACACCAAAATGGTTTATATAATCAGTGCAATTTGGTTCTTTTGTATTGTTATAGTTCTCTATGCTGTTACATCCATCCCATCTCTGTCCTTTTGTGGCTCGCTTGAGGTCCACAGCTATTTTTGTGATTATGCTCCTGTTTTAGTACTCGCTTGTAGCGATACGACATCCCAGTGGAATTTTGCAACTGCTTTTACTACACTATTTATTACTGTAcctttgatttttattttcttgacctACATGGGTATTCTGACCGCTGtgttcaaaatgaaaaataatcagaGCCGTTATAAGGCACTGGCCACGTGCACAGAGCACCTCATATCAATGGCCCTTTTCTTCATTCCTATTGTAATCATcttcagttttacattttttggaaTTATTTGGAACCCCACTGTAGGTCTGGTGAGCTTGTCTATCTCATCCCTCATCACACCCTGTGTGAATCCCATCCTCTACTCACTGAAAACTAAAGAGATTCGAAGCAGGATTCACTCTTTGTTAACCCAGAGACTGTCTGTTCATCCTCTGAAAACTTCACATTAATGTACAATTGTTCAATAATGTACTGTGGTTCAAGTGTAAAGTGCTGAAATTATTTAGAATATTATCTGTGAGGCGTTCGATAATGCTCCTTGTGACGGTATTATACTGTGTTCATATTAAAAAGCATTAGTTTTCAATAAAATCTCCTAATCTAATTTGCTCTGCAGTTATCCAGTATAAACTAACAGACTACTGTAAACCCGGATAAgttgaatttacttaaaaaaactaaGGTAACTCTTTGCCTTAAAAAAGTTAAGTAATGAAGCATTAGTTGAATAAGTGAAGTGGACTACGTTCAATGTACTTAAGCCCATAACGGAATGGAATAGAACATTTAAGTTGAATTTACTTATAACTGAGTTACAGTAACTGAAGATACTTAGTTTAAACAATCAGTCCCCACCCATTTATTTAACTCAGCTTGTTAAGTTAGCATTACTCCATTACCAATTCAGCTAAATTGTATATTGTAACTGACCCAACTTAACTTTTAGTTCCTGAAACTCAAAATATCTTTCAATAAATAGagccaaaataaatacatacacctGCAACATTACACTGATCCAATTGTATTTATATTGAACATGTCTTTTTTTAGCAACAAAAGAAACAAAGCCATGGCCTAGGTTTCTAGTGTGTAGTTTCCTCAGTGATGGCACACAACAAATTTGAAATCGGAAATTTAACACCAATAGTTAAATTTAACACTTTTTCAGTGTATATATGGATACCACCCCACGAGTGTTAAATCAACACTTTCAAAATTGTTGACACTTGCAACACCAATACAGTGTTAAAATGTAACACTATTAAGAGTTAAATAACAACActgtaataatgtgtgtgtgtatatattatataacacacacacatatacagtatatatatatatatatagagagagagagagagagagagagagagagagagagagatacattaattcacaaaacaatgtactatgtttacacttatttatttattttaactgaaatattgtaattctttttccctgcaccaaaatgtcttcacattcagtgttttcaattcATATAAAAAACATACTTTACAACAATTAATACAAtgtcaaagcaaatcagtgcaaaggcacaaaaaaatgtatttggtcCATATGTATTCTCAATTTAATCAGGTttatagtgcttacatttatctgcTTAAACCACAGCATCTCAGTCATTACCATTAACTATGAATGCAGGCCCATACTTAGCTGATTTGGGACCCGGTGCGAAGTAGGAAGCGTTCccggggggtgggggtggggggctcTCATTCAGTCCGTTTACCCCTCAAGTGTGGAGTCCGGTGCGACCGCATCAGTTGCACCCCCTAAGGACGACCCTGGCTGAATGTATGTTACTGATCACTCAACAAAGTCTATGCCAATGGCCTTTGGACCTCCTTGGTGAAAgtagtctctttctttttttcaggacgACAGGATGTGGTTTTCTGCAGTTTACATCTAAGCAAGAAATCCACTCCCACTTgcagcatcacaaaagtgcttctgtaaaattggggagaaaaaaacaatcattttacatccatttatcaaaaatattattaacaggTGAAATATCAGACAAGTAtcaattacaatacaataatagttcactcaaagctttacccaaaaattctgtcataatttttgttCATCCTCATGTGGTTCCATACATGTCTTACATGGTGTCTGTAGAACGGCATGAGTATAAGTGAATAACTCTGTGCATGAATATGTGTTCATGAGAATCTATTATCAAAGCAATTCAATCCAACTCAACTAGGAAAAGCACACAAGTTGTGAAAAAtgaagattaataaaaacaaagcatgaaaTATAACATGTGTGCTTTTTTCTCTGAGGTAAATACATCTGCTGTGCtcattgcaacaggaagttatCATGTTCATCTGTCAGCTGTCATTTTGACAGTCATAACAATCGAAGCTCTGGTCAGGAGTCAGTGAAAAAGATTCAACTCtagactatatatataatattatattatatgcaatAATCCATAATGATAATCATAATCCAGTTTAATAATCAAGTgggatttttgtttgcacaaggagtctgacaacagccagtgctccaaaCAGGAATCTGATCTCATCAtgaaaaaacagaacaaactgagacagactagaTCTAGAAGAACTGTGGTGACATCTCCTAGATGCTTTAAGATGCCTACCTGGCAAGCTACCTGAAAGAGGGCAAAAACTGCTTTAGGCGATAAGGGTGGTAGCaccaaatattaatttaatttagttaataaaaGTTAGTTAATTGTCACTGATAAAGAAAAtatatgacattatttttaacagaatcctcattttacagcatttttacacaagtgcttaaaacttttaacagtactgtagctttgcaggtaggcttcttggagatgttgccacagttctggatttagtctgtttcagtttgttctgtttcttcatgtcattccaggcAGATTATTTtttagttggtgaaaatactaatgttcTAATAACTTTGGCCACCAAAAGCTGGACCAGCTGGTAGCTGAGTTGCTGCTAGAGGGTACACCAACTAATGTCAATTTAGAGACCTGTTTACTGTACATGTCTTTAAAGCCAGCTATCATTTACACAATTAACATGATGTAACAGAGGTTTCCAACAGGAATCACTATTCTCTGAggcaaaacacaaataataaaattagaATCAAAAATGAGTATTTGTCTGGAAagttaataaatacttattaagACCACAATCTAATATAAAAACGTAAATATGTAGAAAAGACTTAACTGACTATAGAAATGCAGTGGCTTTGGACATAAGCACTTCAGCCCATTGAAATTATCTTTTATAACACTGCAGTTTAGAGGATAACAGTTGTAACTACACTTCTTTTTTTACTTGCGTTTCCTGTCCGTATTAATGAAATGACATGGCAACATAAGTTATGAAGCCTTAAACTCCTGACTCCTTCATTAACTGCAAAAGCAGATTTACTGTAATACTAAACGTGGAAGTTTTGCTACAGACTCaagtgtgaagaaaaaaaaaaatttaagtgggGTTTTGACACTCCATTATGTAATTGTATACACACGCATgtgcaaacacatacacacatacaccttgggtttccatgttttatggagATCTTTTTGGGGACATTTGGACTTTGGACATTTggcttgtttatttgtttggttttgtaAATTATTACTTTACAAAGCTTAAAAGCTAAATCCAGGTGGTTGACATTAATGCACATCTGGTGCAAAATCACATTAATATTCTTATCTGATTTTAATCTCGCCATACATCCCTGCATCCATCTCTTAATATTTCACTAATCATTATAGGAGATGAGCTCATCTTGATCTGATGAAAATGATAATTTTTAATGAACACAGCTAATTATAAGTTTTCTTTAGCATTTAAAAAGTGGGTtatgaacataaaaatataatgaacttgcatacgtctgtgcgtagtggttcttgaagcactgactccagctgaaatccactctttgtgaatctcccccacatttttgaatgggttttgtttcacaatcctctccagggtggtAGGTACATTGGaaaataggtacattttcgtgtttccaaataaacatattaagtggcggaagtctccgcgttcagcgcaaatcccgccctgcagctgattctaaggccggtgacacactggctgcgtggcgtgagtgtggcgtttctgctgcgtgtcagttgcgtgatggctgccttgcgttttctgtgtctttacataccagaatcgtgcctgacgcggcaatggcgcgctgctgctactgtaggtgacatagagggagaccgctaaATCACCTACAGatcaggatcttgtcttcacgacaacaatatctatacttcatgttgagcataaatatacagcctactgataaaggacaccgtcaacagtattgatggcaaaatagactgtgtgtgacaggtgcaatatgccagtgtgtcaccggcctaaggttttcaaaaggcatcacgcgagtgtgaacatcactacaactaggagaAAATGACCGttattcaaacgcagctcccgtcggcatttaaacagacctttgctcttaagtccgatcggtccaacgcaataacgaaatctgagcaggtctaaaaactgaaactgttgatgctgcagctttacactttggaaaagttatattttttaaatatgagcaggccctcaagctgggattggtaatgctgtaatcatagttatttatttatatttttcattatattttattatatgatattggtttgagactgagagtattttatttagtggagaactttgcagcagtattttattttttattcttttttaattttatatatattttattaaaaagctttttaaaaaaagtgtaaacaaattgttaaaaaaaagtttatagtaatgaacaacctgcagtttaatttttgcatttctttcccttactgtaccgaaaatgaaccgaaccgtgactttaaaaccaaggtacgtacAGAACGGTGATTTTTGCGTACAGTTatacccctatatatatatatatatatatatatatatatattagccttTACATATCCCAAACTTCTGAAGGATAgtgttttatactgtatataactaattatttattacatatataatttatttaatatataaatctgtGCAGTGGCGTAACGCAAACTGCGTTGGCCCACCCGCAAGAGTGGAGGCGGGGCCCCTCACCGCATAATTAGATGGGGGATtcaccttttcattcaaaatcGTGAATTAGTACTGTGGAATTTAATAGTATGTAATTAtttcgtatttatttattaagaacttttcacacaaaaaaagaataaaagaaacaccaacaataaaacagcaattacATTAACTAATATATATTACCTTTAAAATCCTCCAAAGCGCACCTTTCTCCAAGCATTTTTTTGCGCAAAGTCCTTGACAATGTCTGTTATGTCCATCTGACGCGCGTTCTGGCTTTCAATGCTGAGTATCGCAAGTTCAGAAAGTCTGTCCTGGCTCATTGTGCTTCTCATGcaggtttttattagttttagtttagaaaAAGATCTCTCGCCACTTGCCACTGTGACGGGGACGGTTAAAAAAAGCT
It includes:
- the LOC132127689 gene encoding olfactory receptor 10A2-like, with translation MQNTSNFIIQPAGFYIVGLSSMPYSNIYVMFLTLLYVITVMCNVFLITIIFYDHRLHVPKFMAVGNLSLVDILFSTSLVPGMIKTYIVLDNFVPFKLCLVQMYTYYTFLSLEPFSLCILSYDRFIAICFPLRQESINTNTKMVYIISAIWFFCIVIVLYAVTSIPSLSFCGSLEVHSYFCDYAPVLVLACSDTTSQWNFATAFTTLFITVPLIFIFLTYMGILTAVFKMKNNQSRYKALATCTEHLISMALFFIPIVIIFSFTFFGIIWNPTVGLVSLSISSLITPCVNPILYSLKTKEIRSRIHSLLTQRLSVHPLKTSH